ATGGGCCTTGTGGATGGCTCAAGTCACCGCCTCCCCGCCTGGGGCGTGTTCGATTTCGAAGGCAACAATCTCGAACTCACCGGCGTGACCCCGCACATCGAAATCCGGAACAGCTTCCACGACCTCCTGCACGGACGCGATCCGCAGCTCGAGCGCGCCTTCGAGTACCTGCGCGAACAGGGCGTCAGCTTCGGCGAGTAGATCCGCTCACTTTCCCCAAAACAGCGCCTTGCTTGTTTAACGCGCTGTTTTTTTTGGGGTTTCGGTGGAAGCGCCCCGCAGCTTCCGTGCCGGATTCAGCCCTCCGAACCGGGGGCTGAACCGCTTCGGATGTACCTGCCGGACTCGCCCCATCCAAAAAAGAAAAGCCGCTGAACCAACCCGCATCACCCGCACCAAAATCCTTCAACCCAATCCCGCATTCAAACCCCTGATCTCCATGAAAAACGTGAACCTCGGACTCCTGCCCCGTCTCGTCATCGGCATCATCGCCGGCATCCTGATCGGCCTCTACCTGCCGGAGTGGACCGGTCGCATGCTCTACACCTTCACCCACCTGTTCGGGCAGTTTCTGGTGTTCATGGTACCGCTGATTATCGTCGGCTTCATCGCGGCGGGCATAGCCGAGCTGGGCGCCAAAGCCGGCAAGCTCCTCGCCGGCACCGCGGGGCTCGCGTACGGCTCAACCGTGCTCGCCGGGGTACTCGCGTACTTCGTGAGCACGGGCATCATCCCGATGTTCATCACCCACAGCGATGTAGGCGAAGGCGCCTCCGGCCTCACGCCCTTCCTCGAAATCAGCACCCCGCCCATCTTCGGCGTAATGACCGCGCTCGTCACCGCCTTCGTGTTCGGCCTCGGCATCAACTACCTCAAACAAAAAGAAAACCGCACCACCCTCTTCGCATGGATTGACGAATTCCGCAGCATCATCGTGCTCGTGATCGTGAAAGTCATCATCCCGTTTTTGCCGATTCACATCGCCGGGATCTTCGCCGACATGGCGGCCTCGGGCGAAGCTTTCCAAACCCTCGCCGTCTTCGCGCGGGTGTTCGCGGTCATCATCGGCACGCACTTCCTCTGGATTCTCACCCAATACACCATCGCCGCCCTCCGGACCGGCACCAACCCGTTCCGGGCCATCCGTGGCATGCTGCCCGCCTACACCACCGCACTCGGCACCATGTCGAGCGCCGCGACCATCCCGGTCACCCTCCAAAGCGTGAAAAGCATCGGCGTGAGCGAGCGCACCGCCGAGTTCGTCGTACCCCTCTCCGCGACCATTCACCTCGCCGGAAGCACCATCACCCTCGTTGCCTGTTCCGTTGCAGTGCTCATCCTCAACGGCATCACGCCGGAGTTCGGCATCTTCCTGCAATTCATCCTCCTGCTGGGCGTCACCATGATCGCGGCCCCTGGCGTACCCGGCGGCGCCGTCGTAGCCGCCATCGGCCTCATGGCCTCCGTACTCGGCATGACCGACGCACAGCTCGGCCTCATGTTCGCCCTCTACATGGCACAGGACGGCTTCGGCACCGCCTGCAACGTAACCGGCGACGGCGCCATCTCCCTCATGGTCGATTCGATGGACACCACCCCCGAAGCCTGACCCCACGCCAACGCCAAAACACCGGGATCGGGATTGCAGGAGGTGGTCCCGGTTTCGGTGTTTAGACTCAGAATTATGGGGTAGTTCAGGGCTTGTTATTTTTTGGGAGGAACACCGAGAGCATCACTCATATGTTAATTTTGATTCAAATTGGCGTCTAATCGGGCAAGTGTTAGATTAGAAACCAAACAACCGAAATAGGAGCAAGTCTGGCACCCTCGGAGCATCACAATCACCGGTTTAACCGGATGAACCACGCCAGGCATAACCAGACTTGTATCCTGGCGTTGAAAGACAACAGTACCTAGAGCTTAGACCCGTTTCTAAAGCTACCATTCATGAGTGAAATTCATGCGACAGGATCCTGCTTCGGATGCAAATAACACACCACTAAACTATTGATTAGTCATGTTTTATTCCATTGGCATAGATATCTCAAAAGACGACTTCAAGGCCTGCATCCTCGAGTATAACCCTGTTGAACAGACCGAGCGTGTACGCTCCTCCAGAAAGTTTAACAACACCCAGGCAGAGCTGCCCAAGTTTGTCAGCTGGGTCACCAAATGGGAGTCCAAACAGCCTGCACCGGTGCGCATCACCATGGAAGCCACCGGTGTGTATTACGAGCGGGTTGCCCTGCACCTGTTTGATAACCACCCCGAATGGGCATTAAGCGTGGTTTTACCCAGTCAGGCGCGTAGATTCAATGAGTCTGAGGGATTCAAGAACAAAACCGACCGTATTGATGCCCGCGGGCTAGCCCTGATGGGTGCGCGCAAGAAGCTGCAGCTATGGCGGGGCATTAAACCCTATTGGAGCGAGCTGCGTCAGCTCACGCGTACCCGTGGCGCGTTGGTAGAACAGCGGACCCAGCTCAAAAACCAGCTTCACGCTCTCAATTACAGCGCTTACGCTATCAAAGATACGCGCAAGATTGTCCAGCAAACCATCGCTGCCTTGGATAAACAGATCACCAAGCTTGAAAAGCTGATCACCAGGCATCTGGATTCGGATCCGGAGATCGAAGAAAAGGTGGATAAGCTGAAGTCGATTCCGTCGATAGGTTTGATTACAATCTCCACGGTGCTGGCAGAGACGCTGGGCTTTGAATACTTTACGTCAAGAAGCCAGCTGATCAGCTATGCGGGTTACGATATATTGGTTAAGGAGTCAGGTAAACACAAGGGCAAAAGAAAAATGTCGAAACAGGGCAATGCGCGCATCAGGGCAGCGATGTATATGCCGGTGGGCAATATTTTGTCGCACAAGCGGCAGCCCTATTACAACTATTATGACCGGTTATTCAGCCGGCACGGGATATCAATGAAGGCAAATGTGGCCTTGCAGAAGAAGTTATTGTGCCTGATGTACCATTTGTGGAAGAAAAACGAGGCCTTTGATGCCGCGCTGGCGCTCAGGCCGGCCGGCCTGAGCGCCAGCGCGGCCTGAGCGCCAGCGCGGTATCGCCCAAGGGCGATACCGGTGTTGATACTACCATACCGGAGCTAGAAATGGCATTTTTTGAAGATTAAAAGGAAAAAAATTACTTGACTTTTGACACAGTACCTGGCAGAAGTGCTGGTTCCAGACCTCCCAAATCGGTCTCATGGTGCCTTGCTTTTTGATGTTGGCGCTTCTTGCCGATTACTGCGCGCAAGCCCGAAAGAAAATCATAATTAATGGTAGCAAAGCCGAAATTACTTTGAATGTTAAACTTTGGCGAGTATATTCTTTGGAGCTTAATAGTTTGGTATTAAGCTTGAAAGGGCAAGTACAAGTAATAGTCCCAATAAACCAAATTGAATAAAGCGCAATAAATGGTCGCATATCACTCCATATTGGTATGTAAAGCGCATGTTTATTGCGTGTATAAATGAGTTGGCAGACATTCTATTAAAGCTATTAGTAAGTTCTTCTAGTCATAAATAATAATCAAACGATTCATTTTTGGGAAAGACGGACAAGTTCAAATGCCGAATTTTTGCTAATTAAAAAAGGTTATCTTTGTATTGGCCAATTTTGATTTATGTGATGATACATGGTTTATCCTTGAAGTAAGGACTCCATTATTATTTAGAGATTGTTTTCAGGTTGGTGTCTAGAAACAGTTTATTCGTAATAAGCACCCGATTATCCACAAATTAAAGTGCAAAATTATGAACAACCCGTTAACAGTTTCCTTTAACTCCGAATTTCTGAGAGAAAGTGCCATTAGTTTGGCTAAAATTCATAAAGTATCTAAAGGCTCACCTAAGCCAAAGTTGATTAAGCCTATATTGGAAAAATCCAAAGAGGTGCTTATTGAAACATATAAAACACTTTCATCCATTGTAAAATCGGAAAAAGAAATCTCCCCGGCTTCAGAGTGGATTCTGGATAATTTTTATATCATCCAGGAGCAGATGGTTCAGATAGGAATAGACTTCCCTAAAGATTATCACAAAAATATCCCCTTGCTTTCAAAAGGAGAGCATATTGGTTTCCCAAGGGTTTATGAAATTGTACAGAACCTGCTCACCCATACGGATAATGTTTTAAATAAAGAAGTTTTAGCGGAGTATATAAAGAATTATCAGGAAGAAGAACCTCTTCAGATTGGAGAGATTTGGGCAATTCCTATCATGATTCGATTGTTTCTTATCCAAATCTTGGCAGCAAAGGCAGCAACAATTTTAGAACAAAAGAAGCTGAAAATTGAAGTAGAAAAGTTTGTGGTAGGTATTCAGAAGGAAGATCTTGAAGAGCCGGG
This genomic stretch from Cyclonatronum proteinivorum harbors:
- a CDS encoding IS110 family RNA-guided transposase yields the protein MFYSIGIDISKDDFKACILEYNPVEQTERVRSSRKFNNTQAELPKFVSWVTKWESKQPAPVRITMEATGVYYERVALHLFDNHPEWALSVVLPSQARRFNESEGFKNKTDRIDARGLALMGARKKLQLWRGIKPYWSELRQLTRTRGALVEQRTQLKNQLHALNYSAYAIKDTRKIVQQTIAALDKQITKLEKLITRHLDSDPEIEEKVDKLKSIPSIGLITISTVLAETLGFEYFTSRSQLISYAGYDILVKESGKHKGKRKMSKQGNARIRAAMYMPVGNILSHKRQPYYNYYDRLFSRHGISMKANVALQKKLLCLMYHLWKKNEAFDAALALRPAGLSASAA
- a CDS encoding dicarboxylate/amino acid:cation symporter: MKNVNLGLLPRLVIGIIAGILIGLYLPEWTGRMLYTFTHLFGQFLVFMVPLIIVGFIAAGIAELGAKAGKLLAGTAGLAYGSTVLAGVLAYFVSTGIIPMFITHSDVGEGASGLTPFLEISTPPIFGVMTALVTAFVFGLGINYLKQKENRTTLFAWIDEFRSIIVLVIVKVIIPFLPIHIAGIFADMAASGEAFQTLAVFARVFAVIIGTHFLWILTQYTIAALRTGTNPFRAIRGMLPAYTTALGTMSSAATIPVTLQSVKSIGVSERTAEFVVPLSATIHLAGSTITLVACSVAVLILNGITPEFGIFLQFILLLGVTMIAAPGVPGGAVVAAIGLMASVLGMTDAQLGLMFALYMAQDGFGTACNVTGDGAISLMVDSMDTTPEA